A window of the Labeo rohita strain BAU-BD-2019 chromosome 1, IGBB_LRoh.1.0, whole genome shotgun sequence genome harbors these coding sequences:
- the dla gene encoding delta-like protein A, with the protein MGRYLLLLFSILYMLLCQASSSGVFELKLQEFLNKKGVQGNKNCCKAGMTTPYQQCECKTFFRICLKHYQPNASPEPPCTYGGTVTPVLGSNSFQVPDTLPDGSFTNPIRMNFGFTWPGTFSLIIEAVHADSKEDLTTENPERIISTMTTQRHLTVGEDWSQDLHSVGRTELKYSYRFVCDEHYYGEGCSVFCRPRDDAFGHFTCGERGEIICDAGWKGQYCTEPICLPGCDEEHGFCEKPGECKCRVGFKGRYCDECIRYPGCLHGTCQQPWQCNCQEGWGGLFCNQDLNYCTHHKPCLNGATCSNTGQGSYTCSCRPGFTGASCEIEVNECTGNPCRNGGSCTDMENTYSCTCPPGFYGNNCELSAMTCADGPCFNGGRCADNPDGGYFCQCPTGYAGFNCEKKIDHCSSSPCSNGARCVDLVNSYLCQCPEGFTGMNCDRAGDECSLYPCQNGGTCQEGTTGYICTCPPGYTGRNCSSPVSRCQHNPCHNGATCHERNNRYVCACVPGYGGRNCQFLLPDRASQIAGDVPWTAVGSGVLLVLLLVVACAVVVVCVRSKVQQRRRDREEEVANGENETINNLTNNCHRDKDLAVSVVGAAPLKNINKKIDFHSDHDDLSMTTEKEKRSYKTRHAPADYNLVHEVKYEVKHEVKLEHAGKEMAAKELSDSCEDVKCQSLQDSSEFEEKRRKRLKSDASEKSKYSESRYSESKYSESKYSESKYSESKYSDSLYSESACASACASASTSACVDTKYKSVMVMSEEKDECVIATEV; encoded by the exons atgGGACGCTACTTACTGTTGCTCTTCTCCATCCTGTACATGCTGCTCTGCCAG GCGTCTTCCTCAGGCGTCTTCGAGCTGAAGTTGCAGGAGTTTTTGAACAAGAAGGGTGTGCAAGGCAACAAGAACTGCTGTAAAGCTGGAATGACCACGCCGTACCAGCAGTGCGAGTGCAAGACTTTTTTCCGCATCTGCTTAAAACATTATCAGCCCAATGCATCTCCAGAGCCGCCCTGCACCTACGGAGGCACCGTCACCCCTGTGCTGGGGTCCAACTCTTTCCAAGTGCCAGATACCTTACCGGATGGCTCTTTCACCAATCCCATCAGGATGAATTTCGGTTTCACATGGCCG GGAACCTTTTCTCTTATcattgaagcagtgcatgctgATTCCAAAGAGGATCTGACAACAG AAAACCCAGAGCGCATCATCAGTACCATGACCACACAGCGGCACTTGACTGTGGGCGAGGACTGGTCTCAGGATCTGCACAGCGTGGGTCGAACCGAGCTCAAGTACTCATACCGCTTTGTGTGCGACGAGCACTACTACGGCGAGGGATGCTCTGTGTTCTGCCGGCCCCGAGATGATGCATTCGGTCACTTCACCTGCGGAGAACGTGGAGAAATAATCTGCGACGCCGGGTGGAAGGGCCAGTACTGCACAGAAC CAATTTGCCTTCCGGGATGCGACGAGGAGCACGGCTTCTGCGAAAAACCTGGAGAGTGCAA GTGCAGAGTGGGCTTTAAAGGCCGCTACTGTGATGAGTGCATACGCTATCCAGGATGCCTTCATGGAACCTGCCAGCAGCCATGGCAATGCAACTGCCAGGAAGGCTGGGGTGGCCTCTTCTGCAACCAAG ATCTGAACTACTGCACACATCATAAGCCCTGCCTGAATGGAGCCACTTGTAGTAACACCGGTCAGGGTAGCTACACCTGTTCCTGTCGGCCAGGATTCACGGGAGCCAGCTGTGAGATCGAGGTCAATGAATGCACAGGAAACCCCTGCCGCAATGGTGGAAGCTGCACT GACATGGAGAACACCTACAGCTGTACCTGTCCACCTGGCTTTTATGGCAACAACTGCGAGCTTAGCGCCATGACGTGTGCGGACGGTCCTTGCTTTAACGGCGGACGCTGTGCCGACAACCCCGATGGTGGTTACTTCTGCCAGTGTCCCACAGGATATGCAGGGTTCAACTGCGAGAAGAAGATCGACCATTGCTCCTCCAGTCCATGCTCTAATG GTGCACGCTGTGTCGACCTGGTGAACTCGTACCTCTGCCAGTGTCCCGAAGGGTTCACGGGAATGAACTGCGATCGTGCCGGGGACGAGTGCTCGCTGTACCCCTGCCAAAATGGCGGGACTTGTCAGGAAGGGACCACCGGTTACATCTGCACATGCCCGCCTGGATACACCGGACGGAACTGCAGCTCACCTGTGAGCCGCTGCCAACACAACCCGTGCCATAATGGCGCCACCTGCCACGAGAGGAACAACCGTTACGTGTGCGCTTGCGTACCGGGATACGGAGGACGCAACTGCCAGTTCTTGCTTCCGGACAGAGCGTCCCAAATTGCGGGAGACGTTCCCTGGACTGCCGTGGGATCGGGTGTCCTGCTGGTGCTGTTGTTGGTAGTCGCATGCGCCGTGGTGGTGGTTTGCGTTCGCTCGAAGGTTCAGCAGCGCAGACGGGATAGAGAAGAGGAGGTCGCCAATGGGGAAAACGAAACGATCAACAATCTCACAAACAACTGTCACCGTGACAAAGACCTGGCTGTAAGTGTCGTCGGGGCGGCACCTTTAAAGAACATCAACAAGAAGATCGATTTTCACAGTGATCATGATGACCTGAGCATGACAACGGAGAAGGAGAAGAGGAGCTATAAGACACGACATGCACCTGCAGACTACAACCTGGTGCATGAAGTAAAATACGAGGTGAAGCACGAAGTGAAACTGGAGCATGCTGGGAAGGAGATGGCGGCGAAGGAATTGTCCGATAGCTGCGAGGATGTAAAGTGCCAATCTCTGCAGGACTCTTCTGAGTTTGAGGAGAAGCGCAGGAAACGTCTGAAAAG TGATGCAtcagaaaagtcaaaatattcagAGTCGAGGTATTCTGAATCAAAGTATTCTGAATCAAAGTACTCAGAATCGAAGTATTCAGAATCAAAGTATTCCGATTCACTGTATTCCGAGTCAGCATGTGCGTCAGCATGTGCATCGGCATCCACGTCGGCTTGTGTCGACACCAAATACAAATCCGTCATGGTGATGTCGGAGGAAAAAGATGAATGTGTAATTGCAACTGAG GTGTAA